One window of the Triticum dicoccoides isolate Atlit2015 ecotype Zavitan chromosome 3B, WEW_v2.0, whole genome shotgun sequence genome contains the following:
- the LOC119282556 gene encoding heat stress transcription factor C-2a-like, whose protein sequence is MSSSAGMECSGRGDGGGGMVAPPFVAKTYAMVDNPATNAVVAWGAASNSFVVADPFAFSEILLPAHFKHSNFSSFVRQLNTYGFRKVDPDRWEFAHACFLRGQTHLLPRIVRRRSMRPSKDDNEEDEDSSSTMLAMEVVRLKEDQRATEDRLAAMWRRVQDAERRPKLMLAFLLKVVRDHDVLRRLAAGSGAGQDEGAEEAKRPRLLLNGEAQMQDAFVGEPGVDFTGFYTGGDGFSGVPVDDPPYAFPMDGGY, encoded by the coding sequence ATGAGCAGCAGCGCCGGCATGGAGTGCTCGGGAagaggtgacggcggcggcggcatggtggcgccgcCGTTCGTTGCCAAGACGTACGCGATGGTGGACAACCCGGCGACCAACGCCGTGGTCGCCTGGGGGGCGGCCAGCAACAGCTTCGTCGTCGCGGACCCCTTCGCCTTCTCGGAGATCCTGCTGCCCGCGCACTTCAAGCACTCCAACTTCTCCAGCTTCGTCCGCCAGctcaacacctacggcttccgcaagGTCGACCCGGACCGCTGGGAGTTCGCGCACGCCTGCTTCCTCCGCGGCCAGACCCACCTCCTGCCCCGCATCGTCCGCCGCCGGAGCATGCGTCCTTCCAAGGACGACAACGAGGAGGATGAGGACAGCAGCAGCACCATGTTAGCCATGGAGGTGGTCCGGCTGAAGGAGGATCAGAGGGCCACCGAGGACCGCTTGGCGGCGATGTGGCGACGGGTGCAGGACGCCGAGCGCCGGCCCAAGCTCATGCTCGCCTTCCTCCTCAAGGTCGTCCGAGACCACGACGTGCTGCGCCGCCTCGCGGCCGGCTCGGGAGCCGGCCAGGACGAGGGCGCGGAGGAGGCCAAGAGGCCGCGGCTGCTGCTCAACGGGGAAGCCCAGATGCAGGACGCCTTCGTGGGGGAACCCGGGGTCGACTTCACTGGTTTCTACACCGGAGGCGATGGCTTTAGCGGGGTGCCGGTGGACGACCCGCCGTACGCTTTCCCCATGGACGGCGGCTACTGA